Proteins from a single region of Oryza brachyantha chromosome 6, ObraRS2, whole genome shotgun sequence:
- the LOC102719021 gene encoding alpha-1,3-arabinosyltransferase XAT3, whose amino-acid sequence MKAGERPKLVRGLRQESRRFRLLVIVLGFFLVSLTFVFVSKPDAILFGLNGKLPVNQAPTSILIQQKVNDEAVGEPRKTSTDALRGDPKVVDDEADVKPKGTGGGGGEEEEAGGRVLSEPDPTSGMMEPTHNKDGNGHKSDEETLGGGGDGKMKGKEEEEEEGEGEHVDQKHKVTLPTVSNYTIHDAAEDTENAKQEDNVQQGSKPLCDFSNFRANVCEMRGDVRIHPAATSVLFMEPDGSQRDEVWKIKPYPRKGDEFCLSHITELTVKSSKVAPECTKYHDVPVIIFSLTGYTGNLFHDFTDVMVPLFTTASEFNGEVEFLITDMALWWTIKYQTVLQKLTKYPVIDFSKDDQVHCVKHAIVGLHAYMEFTIDSTKAPHNYSMVDFNRFMRGAYSLDRDSVTVLGQYPKIKPRLLIIKRHRTRMFLNLDEIIAMAEELGFEVVIDEANVSSDISRFARLVNSVDVMMGIHGAGLTNCVFLPQNGTLIQIVPWGGLDWISRTDFGNPAELMGLRYKQYSISVDESSLTDQYPRDHEIFKNPISFHKRGFDFIRQTFMENQNVRLDCKRFRPILLEALDNLHP is encoded by the exons atgAAGGCGGGCGAGCGGCCGAAGTTGGTCCGGGGCCTCCGGCAGGAGTCCCGGCGGTTCCGGCTGCTGGTAATCGTCCTcggcttcttcctcgtctccctcaccttcgtcttcgtctccAAGCCCGACGCCATCCTCTTCGGCC TGAACGGCAAGCTGCCGGTGAACCAGGCGCCGACGTCCATCCTGATCCAGCAGAAGGTCAACGACGAGGCCGTGGGCGAGCCCCGGAAAACCTCCACCGACGCTCTCC GGGGTGACCCCAAGGTGGTCGACGACGAAGCTGATGTGAAACCAAAAG GGacaggaggaggcggcggcgaggaggaggaggcggggggcAGGGTGCTGAGCGAGCCTGACCCGACCAGCGGAATGATGGAGCCGACCCACAACAAGGACGGCAACGGCCATAAATCCGACGAGGAGACGTTAG GCGGTGGAGGCGATGGGAAGATGaaagggaaggaggaggaggaggaggagggggagggtgAGCACGTGGATCAGAAACATAAAGTCACCCTTCCAACCGTTTCCAATTACACAATTCATGATGCTGCCGAGGATACTGAAAATGCCAAGCAAGAAG ATAATGTCCAGCAGGGTAGCAAGCCCTTATGTGATTTCTCTAATTTTAGAGCAAACGTGTGTGAGATGCGTGGTGATGTAAGAATTCACCCAGCTGCCACGTCGGTCTTGTTCATGGAGCCTGATGGTTCGCAGAGGGATGAGGTGTGGAAAATTAAGCCATACCCTCGGAAAGGGGATGAGTTCTGCCTCAGCCATATCACTGAACTGACAGTGAAATCGAGCAAAGTGGCTCCTGAGTGCACCAAATACCATGATGTGCCTGTTATAATCTTTTCACTGACCGGCTACACGGGGAACCTGTTCCATGACTTCACTGACGTGATGGTCCCTCTTTTCACTACCGCAAGCGAGTTCAATGGAGAAGTTGAATTCCTCATAACTGACATGGCACTTTGGTGGACGATCAAGTACCAGACAGTTCTCCAGAAGCTAACTAAGTATCCTGTGATTGATTTCAGCAAGGACGACCAAGTGCACTGCGTCAAGCATGCCATTGTTGGCCTGCATGCCTACATGGAGTTCACGATTGACTCAACAAAGGCACCGCACAATTATTCAATGGTCGATTTCAACAGATTCATGCGTGGAGCTTACTCTCTGGACAGGGACAGTGTAACAGTGCTCGGTCAGTACCCCAAGATCAAGCCAAGACTCCTCATCATCAAGAGGCACCGTACAAGGATGTTTCTCAACCTGGATGAGATCATTGCAATGGCCGAGGAGCTTGGCTTTGAGGTGGTGATCGACGAGGCCAACGTGAGCTCTGACATCTCCCGGTTTGCGCGGCTGGTTAACTCCGTCGACGTGATGATGGGTATCCATGGTGCTGGGCTGACGAACTGTGTGTTCCTTCCACAGAATGGAACACTCATTCAGATAGTGCCATGGGGTGGCCTGGACTGGATATCACGCACCGATTTCGGCAACCCTGCAGAGCTGATGGGCCTGAGGTACAAACAATACAGCATCAGCGTCGACGAGAGCAGCCTCACGGATCAGTACCCCAGAGATCATGAGATCTTCAAGAATCCCATCTCATTCCACAAGCGCGGATTCGACTTCATCAGGCAGACTTTCATGGAGAACCAGAATGTGAGGTTGGACTGCAAGAGGTTCAGGCCTATTCTCTTGGAGGCATTGGACAATCTCCACCCTTAG